The genomic DNA GGCTATAATGGTTTTACTGGTAGGTAAATATCAATAATATGTTTTTTCTCTGGATGTTTGCTAGGATCATTCATATACATCTCAAAAACATACCCATCATCTGGCTGAAATCCACTGTTTGGAAGCCATTCACCATAAATATAATTCCAAGCATCCGTGTGTTCACTTTAATCAATCTCAAAATGGACAATTGCATATTTACCTGAAGGAATCACCATCTCTCCTATTTCAAAGTTTCCTGATACCTAAAACAATCTGTCGTATGGTCATTCACCAAACCCACGGCTTGCATATAGGCATAACAAATTGTTGAACCAACAAAGGTAAACCCTCTTTTTTTAAGATCTTTTGACATATAATCGCTGATTTCTGTTTTGGTTGGTACTTCTTGAGCTGAAGAAAAATTGTTGATCATAACTTGATCATCCACAAAATTCCATAGGTACTTTTCAAATGAGCCAAATTCCTCGACAACGACCAGAAACGCCTTTGCATTTTTACGAAAGCCATAAACCTTCAGACGATTACGAATAATTCCTGGGTCTAGCAAAATGTTTTCTAGCTCTTCATCCGTCATATTGGCAACTTCTATCGGATCAAATCCTTTAAACACCTTCTGGTAGTGCACTCTCTTTTTCAAAACGGTAATCCAAGATAATCCAGCCTGGGCACCTTCTAAACAGAGCATCTCAAACAGGTGTCGATCATCATGACTAGGTCTACCCCATTCTTCGTCATGATATTGACAATACGTTAGATCTGTACCAGCCCACCAGCAACGTTGTTTCTCACTTATACGCTTTTCCAAGTTTTCACCTTCTCTATAGGGATCCCTTTGTATCCATAATTTAAAACAATATTATAAGATTCTCTTAATTCTTACCTACCGTAAATACAAAATTAAATCAACTTTATTTTATCACACCAATTTTACAAACAAAAAATCCTTTTTGGGATGACTGCTTTTCTTAATTTCAATGGGATAAAGTATAATGTTTTGTTTAACCATTGTTTAGCAGTTGGAGGCCTAATTCCAACATCCTTTGCCATATCTGCATAATTTACCATTTGACTCGTTCGTGCAGCACGTTTTGAGGACGAAGCCAAAA from Firmicutes bacterium HGW-Firmicutes-1 includes the following:
- a CDS encoding DNA-3-methyladenine glycosylase I, whose amino-acid sequence is MSEKQRCWWAGTDLTYCQYHDEEWGRPSHDDRHLFEMLCLEGAQAGLSWITVLKKRVHYQKVFKGFDPIEVANMTDEELENILLDPGIIRNRLKVYGFRKNAKAFLVVVEEFGSFEKYLWNFVDDQVMINNFSSAQEVPTKTEISDYMSKDLKKRGFTFVGSTICYAYMQAVGLVNDHTTDCFRYQETLK